In the Wyeomyia smithii strain HCP4-BCI-WySm-NY-G18 chromosome 2, ASM2978416v1, whole genome shotgun sequence genome, one interval contains:
- the LOC129722938 gene encoding RAB6-interacting golgin, with protein sequence MSKQFVGFSDDDIYKITRQTNGKDAGKNLSRPHQKPVRLGEKTVVTKKSTSNDHIQMNAADSSTATSCVDSSIYPNHPIQQAVAFKPLPVMMNAPEDESILVLPKQKAGSAASVDVTGTIPTVLGGLTTSTPGAKPVVPDAITPFKGMSLKDFEHQRRLIQEQNQQKRQMLQKAIDQYTQKTAAEASKLEEIKAELGKLDSELASDVAILRKQIDAASLHFANVEKNYLNIENLFLKAKVELHQALERKEMLTEHLCTIISHNEERKAKRLSDLMEKVGLSANGDIDDTINSDGSSSLVSSTVDVPSKQ encoded by the exons atgtcaaaacaatTTGTCGGGTTTTCTGACGATGATATTTATAAAATTACTCGTCAGACCAATGGAAAAGATGCCG GTAAAAACCTATCACGGCCGCATCAAAAACCAGTTCGGTTAGGCGAGAAAACGGTAGTCACCAAAAAGTCCACTTCGAACGACCACATACAAATGAACGCTGCCGACAGCAGTACTGCCACTAGTTGCGTCGATTCCAGCATTTATCCCAATCATCCTATTCAACAGGCGGTTGCTTTCAAACCTCTGCCTGTAATGATGAATGCACCAGAAGACGAATCTATTCTTGTGTTACCTAAACAGAAAGCAGGTTCGGCAGCCTCCGTCGATGTCACAGGAACCATTCCAACTGTGCTTGGTGGTCTTACAACGTCGACCCCAGGTGCGAAACCAGTGGTTCCGGATGCGATAACTCCTTTTAAGGGAATGTCGCTAAAAGATTTTGAGCATCAGAGAAGGCTTATTCAGGAACAAAATCAACAGAAGCGGCAAATGCTTCAAAAGGCAATCGATCAATA TACACAAAAGACAGCCGCTGAAGCATCAAAACTGGAAGAGATAAAAGCTGAGCTTGGGAAGCTAGATTCGGAGCTGGCTTCCGATGTTGCAATCTTAAGAAAACAAATTGATGCTGCCAGTTTACATTTTGCTAATGTGGA AAAAAATTACCTTAACATTGAGAACCTATTTctaaaggcaaaagtggagCTTCACCAAGCACTTGAACGTAAAGAAATGCTTACGGAGCATCTTTGTACTATAATTTCGCACAACGAGGAACGTAAAGCCAAACGGTTATCCGACTTAATGGAAAAGGTGGGACTTTCGGCAAATGGAGATATCGATGACACCATCAACTCAGATGGGTCTTCTTCGTTGGTTTCCTCAACGGTCGATGTGCCGTCCAAGCAATGA